From Amycolatopsis sp. cg9, one genomic window encodes:
- a CDS encoding DUF6531 domain-containing protein encodes MSNPLIAQTQDSTKAYSGISLLESANDLSAAIESGDWASVAMGAVGTALDALSMAMDPFGAILAAGVSWLMEHVGPLKDALNALTGNADEIQAQSETWANVAKELGSVSSDLTDAIKADLQSWSGPASDAYRQRGQDVSTTLQAAQKGCEGASSGVKTAGEVVAAVRTLVRDIISELVGHLISWALQVIFTLGIGLTWVVPQVVAAVAKTASKITDLVTKLVKALKALVPLLKRAGTLFEDAGKALKNIKVGKTAPPPKAGDINGTPKAPPVKTPGGDGGGTPKDHTPPPAAKGGDDTTHASGAGDGGSTGGHSNPPPPKTDEAPPKADPEPPPAQTPKGPGDDKTVTSSSGGSGGSGGGKSIKDSNANPHENGTPPPDRSVCGDPIDVATGWMLLTQTDLEIPGALPLEVSRTHISSYRAGRWFGPSWSSTVDQRLEVEDDGVHVALADGSLQSYPVPVSAPVLPVAGPARPLRRVEGGYLVEDPQQQHTLFFEESADGVFPLRTVFDGDGNRIDVVPGANGVPAELVHSSGDRVLFDSAGGRITALRAADGTLVASYSYDARGRLAEVVDAAGTPTRFTYDADGRIVRWEDVNGRWYSYGFDAAGRVVRARGTDGYLDCTIDYDRENLVTSVTDSLGAVRRFHLDDRLSVIAETDALGHTTSLAYDEHGRLLTRTDPLGRQVRYQRDRAGRVVAITAPDGTRSLTEYNEQGRPVTAIGPDGATWRYEYDARGKVTGVVDPLGARTSYAYDERGNVAVVTDALGGTTRIRSDAAGRALTVEDEDGAVTRYTYDLLGRTTSVTDELGAVTRFAWAAGDQLAERIEPDGATWRWKDSAVGNTDESTDARGNTTRTEYAQFDLPVAETGPDGARLAYAYDTELRLVSVTNEQGLVWHYRYDPAGNLIGETDFNGRTLRYRYDAAGQLIGRTNGAGETTTLERDVMGQVVCRVTGEDVATFGYDEAGRMVSARNADAEVTFAYDALGRVVAETVDGRVVRSEYDELGRRRARHTPSGAMSRFEYGPAGTLAALHVGNRSLRFEHDLAGRERVRRFGAAELRQSWAPGDRLVAQTVVAGDRTTQHREYGYLADGYLASVADAITGTRTFEVDRSGRVQAVAGRGWQENYAYHQTGVIARAQTPGAPTAGPREYRGTLLTAAGAVRYAHDPEGRTTLRGAGPAGPQWQFRWNAESRLTSVLTPRGEHWRYRYDALGRRVAKQRLTPDGRVAEQVQFAWDGDTLAEQVRTGPGQPQVATVWEWEPGTGRALTQTERVLGAPGERFHTIVTDLAGTPSELLEESGEVAWHRQATLWGKVLDGPGRTTTPLRFPGQYHDAETGLHYNLNRFYDPEVGRYLSHDPLGLDPGPDSQAYVHNPTALADPLGLAPTVTPCAAKKKQQAAASGSSKSKVSKAKQQLVGSGGAGPSKKPPKVKTKPDGNPAKSDGSYGTTKHEQARTWEKYQNEIKNDSTWKDPNKLVSGKTHESEHPIGYKAIGGDEFQRANAHETQIRDGVKAGDRGPKTADEAANIKDARRMEDDAPAYQESAQAHRDNIGTGVRGEKDGSGFNADTYRESLGNTLREGRPSDGVQLNQLTYAHQHTKPTMVDNPDFVSKDMTPDEPKKVHAWEPNPDYKNDIETPNEPKQTHKMEPAPERDSFRPTAGTVQGKVADDSYHHMVDKMEGKSVEYSDGTGGVGVPGGTTHTPPVSHDDVIEMHTARDVVRDGANVSKEDMPMFIHDKEMGHRLGQPTDADKQKYWDDDVKDVDMSDQAVRDRIQAQQERMQQMAGQQRAGRGPGWAADPDAMEVDG; translated from the coding sequence GTGAGCAACCCGTTGATCGCGCAGACCCAGGACTCGACGAAGGCCTACTCCGGCATCTCGCTCCTGGAATCCGCCAACGATCTCTCGGCCGCCATCGAGAGCGGCGACTGGGCCTCGGTGGCGATGGGCGCGGTCGGCACGGCGCTCGATGCCCTGTCGATGGCCATGGACCCGTTCGGCGCGATCCTCGCCGCCGGTGTCAGCTGGTTGATGGAGCACGTCGGGCCGCTCAAGGACGCCCTCAACGCGCTCACCGGCAACGCCGACGAGATCCAGGCGCAGTCCGAGACCTGGGCCAACGTCGCCAAAGAGCTCGGCAGCGTCTCCTCGGACCTGACCGACGCCATCAAGGCCGATCTGCAGTCGTGGTCCGGACCGGCCTCGGACGCCTACCGGCAGCGCGGACAGGACGTGTCCACCACCCTGCAAGCGGCGCAGAAGGGCTGCGAAGGTGCCTCCAGCGGCGTCAAGACCGCCGGCGAGGTCGTGGCCGCGGTCCGCACGCTGGTGCGCGACATCATCTCCGAACTCGTCGGCCACCTGATCAGCTGGGCGCTGCAGGTCATCTTCACCCTCGGCATCGGCCTCACCTGGGTCGTCCCCCAGGTTGTCGCCGCCGTCGCGAAAACCGCCTCGAAGATCACCGACCTGGTCACCAAGCTCGTCAAGGCGCTGAAGGCCCTGGTGCCGCTGCTGAAGAGGGCAGGAACGCTCTTCGAGGACGCGGGCAAGGCGCTCAAGAACATCAAGGTCGGCAAGACCGCGCCGCCGCCCAAGGCCGGCGACATCAACGGAACCCCGAAGGCGCCACCGGTGAAGACCCCCGGCGGCGACGGCGGAGGCACCCCCAAGGACCACACGCCACCACCGGCGGCCAAGGGCGGCGACGACACCACCCACGCCTCCGGCGCCGGCGACGGCGGCTCCACCGGCGGTCACAGCAACCCGCCACCGCCGAAGACCGACGAGGCACCGCCCAAGGCCGACCCCGAACCGCCTCCGGCGCAGACCCCGAAGGGGCCGGGGGACGACAAGACAGTCACCTCGAGCTCGGGTGGTTCCGGCGGCTCCGGCGGCGGCAAGAGCATCAAGGACAGCAACGCGAACCCGCACGAGAACGGCACCCCGCCGCCGGACCGGTCGGTGTGCGGCGACCCGATCGACGTGGCGACCGGGTGGATGCTGCTGACGCAGACGGACCTGGAGATCCCCGGGGCGTTGCCGCTGGAGGTGTCGCGCACGCACATCTCGTCCTACCGCGCGGGCCGCTGGTTCGGCCCGTCGTGGAGCTCCACCGTGGACCAGCGGCTCGAGGTCGAGGACGACGGTGTGCACGTCGCGCTCGCCGACGGAAGCCTCCAGAGCTACCCCGTCCCGGTGAGCGCCCCGGTGCTGCCGGTGGCGGGCCCGGCACGGCCGCTACGCCGTGTCGAGGGCGGCTACCTGGTCGAGGATCCGCAGCAGCAGCACACGCTGTTCTTCGAGGAGTCCGCCGACGGCGTGTTCCCGCTGAGGACGGTCTTCGACGGCGACGGCAACCGCATCGACGTGGTGCCCGGTGCGAACGGGGTGCCGGCGGAGCTGGTCCACTCCTCCGGCGACCGGGTGCTGTTCGACAGCGCGGGCGGCCGGATCACCGCGCTGCGGGCTGCCGACGGCACGCTCGTCGCGAGCTACTCCTACGACGCGCGCGGCCGGCTGGCCGAGGTCGTCGACGCCGCCGGCACACCCACCCGGTTCACCTACGACGCCGACGGCCGGATCGTGCGCTGGGAAGACGTCAACGGCCGCTGGTACAGCTACGGCTTCGACGCCGCCGGCCGGGTCGTGCGGGCCCGCGGCACCGACGGCTACCTCGACTGCACGATCGACTACGACCGCGAGAACCTCGTCACGAGCGTCACCGACTCGCTCGGCGCGGTGCGGCGCTTCCACCTCGACGACCGGCTCAGCGTGATCGCCGAGACCGACGCGCTGGGCCACACCACCAGCCTCGCCTACGACGAGCACGGCAGGCTGCTCACCCGGACCGATCCGCTGGGCCGCCAGGTCCGGTACCAGCGGGACCGGGCCGGCCGGGTCGTCGCGATCACCGCGCCGGACGGCACGCGGTCGCTGACCGAGTACAACGAGCAGGGCCGCCCGGTCACCGCGATCGGCCCCGACGGTGCCACGTGGCGCTACGAGTACGACGCGCGCGGCAAGGTCACCGGTGTCGTCGACCCGCTCGGTGCGCGGACCTCCTATGCCTACGACGAACGCGGCAACGTCGCCGTGGTCACCGACGCGCTCGGTGGCACCACCCGGATCCGGTCCGACGCGGCGGGCCGGGCACTGACCGTCGAGGACGAGGACGGCGCCGTCACCCGCTACACCTACGACCTGCTCGGCCGCACCACGTCGGTGACCGACGAGCTGGGCGCCGTCACCCGGTTCGCGTGGGCGGCGGGCGACCAGCTCGCCGAACGGATCGAGCCGGACGGCGCGACGTGGCGGTGGAAGGACTCCGCCGTCGGGAACACCGACGAGAGCACCGACGCGCGCGGCAACACCACCCGCACCGAGTACGCGCAGTTCGACCTGCCGGTGGCCGAAACCGGCCCGGACGGCGCGCGGCTCGCCTACGCCTACGACACCGAGCTGCGCCTGGTGTCGGTGACCAACGAGCAAGGCCTGGTCTGGCACTACCGCTACGACCCCGCCGGGAACCTCATCGGCGAGACCGATTTCAACGGCCGCACCCTGCGCTACCGCTACGACGCCGCCGGGCAGCTGATCGGCCGTACGAACGGTGCGGGGGAGACCACAACGCTGGAGCGCGACGTGATGGGCCAGGTGGTCTGCCGCGTCACCGGCGAAGACGTCGCGACCTTCGGCTACGACGAGGCCGGCCGCATGGTCTCCGCGCGCAACGCCGACGCCGAGGTCACCTTCGCCTACGACGCGCTGGGCCGCGTGGTCGCCGAGACGGTGGACGGGCGCGTGGTGCGCTCGGAGTACGACGAGCTCGGCCGGCGCCGCGCGCGCCACACGCCGTCGGGCGCGATGTCGCGCTTCGAGTACGGACCGGCCGGCACGCTCGCCGCGCTGCACGTCGGGAACCGCTCGCTGCGCTTCGAGCACGACCTCGCCGGCCGCGAGCGGGTCCGCCGCTTCGGTGCCGCGGAACTGCGCCAGAGCTGGGCTCCGGGCGACCGGCTGGTGGCCCAGACGGTCGTCGCGGGCGACCGCACGACCCAGCACCGCGAGTACGGTTACCTCGCCGACGGTTACCTGGCTTCGGTGGCCGACGCGATCACCGGTACCCGCACCTTCGAGGTGGACCGCTCGGGCCGCGTCCAGGCTGTCGCGGGCCGCGGCTGGCAGGAGAACTACGCCTACCACCAGACCGGTGTCATCGCCCGGGCGCAGACTCCGGGAGCGCCGACGGCCGGGCCACGCGAGTACCGCGGCACCCTGCTCACCGCCGCGGGGGCGGTCCGCTACGCCCACGACCCCGAAGGCCGCACCACCCTGCGCGGTGCCGGGCCGGCGGGTCCGCAGTGGCAGTTCCGGTGGAACGCCGAGAGCCGCCTGACCTCGGTGCTCACGCCCCGGGGCGAGCACTGGCGCTATCGCTACGACGCACTGGGCCGGCGTGTCGCCAAACAGCGCCTCACGCCGGACGGCCGGGTGGCCGAGCAGGTCCAGTTCGCCTGGGACGGGGACACGCTCGCCGAACAGGTGCGCACCGGACCCGGTCAGCCCCAGGTCGCCACCGTGTGGGAGTGGGAACCGGGCACCGGCCGCGCCCTCACCCAGACCGAACGCGTCCTCGGCGCGCCGGGCGAGCGGTTCCACACGATCGTCACCGACCTCGCCGGCACGCCGAGCGAGCTGCTGGAGGAATCCGGTGAGGTCGCCTGGCACCGCCAGGCCACGCTCTGGGGCAAGGTCCTCGACGGACCGGGCCGCACCACCACGCCGTTGCGGTTCCCCGGCCAGTACCACGACGCCGAAACCGGGCTGCACTACAACCTCAACCGCTTCTACGATCCCGAGGTCGGCCGTTACCTGTCCCACGACCCGCTGGGCCTCGACCCCGGCCCGGACTCGCAGGCCTACGTCCACAACCCGACCGCGCTGGCCGACCCGCTCGGCCTCGCCCCGACCGTCACCCCGTGCGCGGCGAAGAAGAAGCAGCAGGCGGCCGCCTCCGGTTCCTCGAAGTCCAAGGTGAGCAAGGCGAAGCAGCAGTTGGTCGGTAGCGGTGGCGCGGGGCCGAGCAAGAAGCCGCCCAAGGTGAAGACCAAGCCGGACGGCAACCCCGCGAAGTCCGACGGCTCGTACGGCACGACGAAACACGAGCAGGCGCGCACCTGGGAGAAGTACCAGAACGAGATCAAGAACGACTCGACCTGGAAGGACCCGAACAAGCTCGTCAGCGGCAAGACGCACGAGTCCGAGCACCCGATCGGGTACAAGGCCATCGGCGGCGACGAGTTCCAGCGGGCGAACGCCCACGAAACCCAGATCCGTGACGGCGTCAAGGCCGGCGACCGCGGGCCGAAAACCGCGGACGAAGCCGCCAACATCAAGGACGCCAGGCGCATGGAAGACGACGCTCCCGCTTACCAGGAGTCGGCGCAGGCGCACCGCGACAACATCGGCACCGGCGTGCGCGGCGAGAAGGACGGCTCGGGGTTCAACGCCGACACCTACCGCGAATCCCTCGGCAACACGTTGCGGGAAGGCCGGCCGAGCGACGGCGTCCAGCTCAACCAGCTCACCTACGCCCACCAGCACACGAAGCCCACGATGGTGGACAACCCCGACTTCGTCAGCAAGGACATGACCCCGGACGAGCCCAAGAAGGTCCACGCCTGGGAGCCCAACCCGGATTACAAGAACGACATCGAGACACCGAACGAGCCGAAACAGACGCACAAGATGGAGCCCGCTCCCGAGCGGGACAGCTTCCGGCCGACCGCGGGCACGGTCCAGGGCAAGGTCGCCGACGACTCCTACCACCACATGGTGGACAAGATGGAGGGCAAGTCGGTCGAGTACAGCGACGGCACCGGCGGTGTCGGTGTGCCGGGCGGCACCACCCACACCCCGCCGGTCTCGCACGACGACGTCATCGAGATGCACACGGCGCGCGACGTCGTGCGGGACGGCGCCAACGTGTCCAAAGAGGACATGCCGATGTTCATCCACGACAAGGAGATGGGCCACCGCCTCGGGCAGCCGACCGACGCGGACAAGCAGAAGTACTGGGACGACGACGTCAAGGACGTCGACATGTCGGACCAGGCGGTGCGGGACCGGATCCAGGCGCAGCAGGAACGCATGCAGCAGATGGCCGGCCAGCAGCGCGCCGGCCGCGGACCGGGCTGGGCCGCCGACCCGGACGCCATGGAGGTGGACGGCTGA
- a CDS encoding recombinase family protein, whose amino-acid sequence MTATTQAAQLMTAASTPESAIDAIVVGEYERAFTGTQFATLYTWCTRHSLQLWPPETGGPVDLANRDHRALRALLATRSQHEILRARHRVLAAMHNQATQQGRYLGGRPPHGYQLVDAGPHPNPTDARWGRRLQHLTPDPRTAPYVAWMFRQRLAGHGVASIARHLNERGIPCPSSADPDRNRHRTRGAWTLRTVAVILANPRCTGRQTWNRRASGAEGPAATPALSTRTAQRTAHPALVTEQNFAAAQQIRAARPTGDGQTRRFALAGLIH is encoded by the coding sequence GTGACGGCAACGACCCAAGCTGCCCAGCTCATGACCGCGGCCTCAACCCCGGAGTCCGCGATCGACGCGATCGTGGTCGGCGAATACGAACGCGCCTTCACCGGCACCCAGTTCGCCACCCTCTACACCTGGTGCACCCGGCACAGCCTCCAGCTGTGGCCGCCCGAAACCGGAGGCCCCGTCGATCTCGCCAACCGCGACCATCGTGCGCTAAGGGCGCTGCTCGCGACCCGGTCACAGCACGAGATCCTGCGCGCCCGGCACCGGGTGCTGGCGGCGATGCACAACCAAGCCACCCAGCAAGGCCGCTACCTCGGCGGCCGACCACCCCACGGCTACCAGCTCGTCGACGCCGGCCCGCACCCCAACCCCACCGACGCCCGCTGGGGCCGACGGCTGCAACACCTAACTCCCGATCCTCGAACCGCGCCGTACGTAGCCTGGATGTTCCGGCAACGACTCGCCGGGCACGGCGTCGCCAGCATCGCCCGACACCTCAACGAACGCGGTATCCCTTGCCCGTCCAGCGCCGACCCGGACCGTAACCGGCATCGAACCCGCGGGGCCTGGACCCTGCGCACCGTCGCGGTCATCCTGGCGAACCCGCGCTGCACCGGACGACAGACCTGGAACCGCCGCGCCAGCGGCGCCGAAGGCCCAGCAGCAACCCCAGCGCTGTCTACGCGGACTGCCCAGCGGACTGCCCATCCGGCGCTCGTCACCGAGCAGAACTTCGCCGCCGCGCAGCAGATCCGAGCGGCGCGGCCGACCGGCGACGGCCAGACCCGCCGGTTCGCTCTCGCCGGCCTGATCCACTGA
- a CDS encoding Wadjet anti-phage system protein JetD domain-containing protein produces the protein MNALAERLAEHVAASPVQRVELVDLYAAAVAFDRSLATTQTARSEIRQALDELVAAGQVAFPVSRQHFDTREEPPLPKWVRLPPRRRPGRAPRDVRVWPAALEAAGRIAARDDEIGVLEIAAVFLRDKGASRPSVPVRERSLELFGDEKRLDRLKSTRLFTSGALTMDLLRCHEVPIPFVSQWVAGAPDPRGTALLIAENHHTYTSLLEATRLSAAAGGPARYVGYGTGSQFPSAVLSVPLLSPPPDRIVYFGDVDLNGLQIPATASLNSQRAGLPVVEPAYSLYDLLFATSCRRPAEPVAEHVAAQVAGWLGPLAGQAQDVLLAGTRIPQEAVGYELLMARLPALDAA, from the coding sequence GTGAACGCGTTGGCCGAGCGTCTCGCCGAGCACGTCGCGGCGTCACCGGTGCAGCGAGTGGAGTTGGTTGACCTCTACGCGGCCGCAGTCGCCTTCGACCGAAGCCTGGCCACGACGCAGACCGCCCGAAGCGAAATCCGCCAGGCACTGGACGAGCTGGTAGCGGCCGGTCAGGTGGCGTTCCCCGTGTCGCGTCAGCATTTCGACACGCGGGAGGAGCCTCCGCTGCCGAAATGGGTACGTCTCCCACCCCGCCGGCGCCCTGGTCGTGCGCCGCGGGACGTTCGAGTCTGGCCGGCGGCGCTCGAGGCCGCGGGGCGCATCGCCGCCCGCGACGACGAGATCGGGGTCCTTGAGATCGCCGCAGTTTTCCTGCGCGACAAAGGTGCGTCGCGTCCGAGCGTGCCGGTCCGCGAACGTTCGCTGGAGCTGTTCGGCGACGAGAAGCGGCTGGATCGCCTGAAGTCGACGCGCTTGTTCACCTCGGGCGCGTTGACGATGGACCTCTTGCGCTGCCACGAGGTGCCTATTCCCTTCGTCTCGCAGTGGGTGGCGGGGGCTCCGGACCCGCGCGGTACCGCGCTGCTGATCGCGGAGAACCACCACACCTACACGTCGCTGCTCGAAGCCACGCGGCTCAGCGCTGCCGCCGGCGGCCCGGCTCGGTACGTGGGTTACGGGACCGGTAGCCAGTTTCCGTCGGCGGTCTTGTCCGTCCCGCTCTTGTCTCCGCCGCCGGATCGGATCGTCTATTTCGGCGACGTCGATCTCAACGGTTTGCAGATCCCGGCCACCGCGAGTCTCAACTCCCAGCGTGCAGGGCTTCCGGTGGTCGAGCCCGCGTATTCGCTTTACGACCTCCTGTTCGCGACGTCCTGCCGACGTCCTGCTGAGCCGGTGGCCGAGCACGTCGCCGCGCAGGTAGCGGGCTGGTTGGGACCCTTGGCCGGGCAAGCCCAGGACGTGCTGTTGGCCGGTACGCGGATCCCGCAGGAGGCCGTGGGGTACGAGCTGCTGATGGCTCGTCTTCCCGCGCTGGATGCCGCCTGA
- a CDS encoding DUF2397 family protein: MASDRPSYATHVAAELETGSARAHRALVSLQPRFESLEETAVTESEAQTLIERGAPTASRGGRRGDWDGLLVWCDPTTGAAPGMHANLRRLRASSSTAAGRARTLVLARACLDPRLGPAVFSAAVGDHSWRELYDEADDDDLPRVPAWRDGPTVVVPDLLRATGRSGGRGRPPSARDDTAAREEISRQRRERTLEHDEALRNAFSAGRERRGHRACDFATRRRLIGAGGVTVTRS; this comes from the coding sequence GTGGCAAGCGACCGACCGTCGTACGCGACGCACGTGGCCGCCGAACTCGAGACCGGTTCGGCACGAGCGCACCGTGCGTTGGTCTCACTGCAGCCAAGGTTCGAATCGCTCGAGGAGACCGCCGTTACGGAGTCCGAGGCCCAGACATTGATTGAGCGAGGAGCACCGACGGCATCCCGAGGTGGTCGCCGAGGCGATTGGGACGGCCTTCTAGTTTGGTGTGATCCGACAACGGGCGCGGCGCCCGGCATGCACGCCAACCTGCGTCGCTTGCGCGCGTCCTCGTCGACCGCGGCCGGGCGCGCTCGAACCCTGGTGTTGGCTCGTGCCTGTCTCGACCCCCGGTTGGGCCCGGCAGTCTTTTCGGCCGCGGTGGGCGACCACTCGTGGCGCGAGCTTTACGACGAGGCAGACGATGACGACCTTCCCCGCGTTCCGGCGTGGCGGGACGGGCCCACCGTAGTCGTGCCGGACCTGCTACGGGCGACCGGTCGGTCCGGGGGACGTGGGCGGCCTCCGTCAGCTCGCGATGACACCGCTGCGCGAGAGGAGATCAGCAGACAACGTCGAGAACGAACCCTTGAGCACGACGAGGCGTTGCGGAATGCGTTCTCGGCCGGTAGGGAACGCCGCGGGCATCGAGCTTGCGACTTCGCGACTCGACGTCGGCTGATAGGTGCCGGCGGCGTAACGGTGACGCGCTCGTAG
- a CDS encoding YkvA family protein encodes MTGSFWWDLLVGVAATMLVAWLVLVVALVVVVRPRGGLLREALRLLPDVLRLIRRLAADKTLPCGVRVRLALLLAYLALPINPVPDFIPVLGYADDAIVVTAVLRGVVRRAGLAAVRAHWPGNDDGFEALARLTGIRTMSS; translated from the coding sequence GTGACCGGCTCGTTCTGGTGGGACCTGCTGGTCGGCGTGGCCGCGACGATGCTGGTGGCATGGCTGGTTCTGGTCGTGGCGTTGGTTGTCGTCGTCCGCCCGCGCGGCGGACTGCTGCGCGAGGCGCTGCGGCTGCTGCCCGACGTGCTGCGGCTCATCCGGCGCCTGGCCGCGGACAAGACTCTCCCCTGTGGCGTCCGGGTCCGGCTCGCTCTCCTGCTGGCCTACCTCGCGCTGCCGATCAACCCCGTACCCGACTTCATCCCCGTGCTCGGCTACGCCGACGACGCCATCGTCGTCACCGCCGTCCTGCGCGGTGTCGTCCGCCGCGCCGGGCTCGCCGCCGTGCGCGCCCACTGGCCCGGCAACGACGACGGCTTCGAGGCGCTGGCCCGCCTGACCGGGATCCGGACCATGTCCAGCTGA
- a CDS encoding tetratricopeptide repeat protein: MSHRNEVSPDNGTVNQVVGGVSGTLIQTGVVNGDVHVHQQPKPAVSLPYRAGVAPQQAAAFQERARTTRMLVEALEGDGNAAVLTVQPRMHTGVVSGLGGVGKTQVALHYSQQVWAAGEVDVWVWVTAGSREAIVSTYARVAADLIGLDDTDLENCARRLLEWLAVASARWLIVLDDVQNPADLRGLWPPAAPGGRVVVTTRRRDAALRGHGRRLVEVDVFTPEEAVAYLRTALADQPRLTEGVAELAVVLGCLPLALAQAAAYMLDRGLSCADYRTRWFSRRRSLASLLPEPDGLPDEHRATVATTWSLSVEQANQLEPAGIAGALLEVASILDPNGIPVALFTAPSVTGLLAGRTECEVDAEQAWDGLGCLHRLNLITLDPRSDIRMVRVHALVQRATRDALPAPRLKTAVHAAADALWHIWPNPEPDIALEQVLRGNTDAMAEAAGQHLWEHDKHLVLFLAGNSLGDRGLAAEARDYFRQLHTTAITMLGPDHPDTLAARGNLAIRRGEVGDPAGAVAAFEELLTDTMRVLGSDHPRTLTVRSNLALWRGHAGDPAGAMAAFEQLLTDRVRVLGPDHPQSLTARGHLADWRGKSGDAAGAAAASEQVLNDVLRVLGPDHPRTLAARGNLAYWRNEAGDPAGAAAAAEQLLIDQLRVLGPDHRDTLTNRGNLAYWRGEAGGPSGAMAAFEQLLTDRIRALGPDHPDTLTTRGHLADWRGKSGDTTGAATMFEQLLADVLRVLGPDHHDTLITRSNLAEWRSEAGDPAGAAAAFEQLLTDRARVLGPDHRDTLITRSNLAFCRGRAGDPGGAAAMLEQLLTDVLRVLGPHHPETMTTRKHLAYWRYQLSGRSTS, translated from the coding sequence GTGAGTCACCGCAACGAGGTGTCGCCCGACAACGGCACGGTAAACCAGGTGGTCGGCGGCGTGTCCGGGACTTTGATTCAAACGGGCGTCGTCAACGGCGACGTGCACGTTCACCAGCAGCCCAAGCCTGCGGTGTCGCTGCCGTACCGTGCGGGCGTCGCTCCGCAGCAGGCGGCAGCGTTCCAGGAACGTGCGAGGACGACCCGCATGCTGGTGGAAGCGTTAGAGGGCGACGGGAACGCCGCGGTTCTGACTGTTCAGCCTCGGATGCACACTGGCGTGGTTTCAGGGCTGGGCGGGGTCGGCAAGACACAGGTCGCGCTGCACTACTCCCAGCAGGTCTGGGCCGCCGGCGAGGTTGATGTCTGGGTGTGGGTGACGGCGGGGTCGCGGGAGGCGATTGTGTCCACATACGCCCGCGTGGCTGCCGATCTGATCGGCCTTGATGACACTGACCTGGAGAACTGTGCGCGGCGGCTGCTGGAATGGCTGGCCGTCGCGTCCGCTCGATGGCTAATTGTTCTCGATGACGTGCAGAATCCGGCCGATCTGCGGGGACTCTGGCCACCGGCGGCTCCCGGCGGTCGGGTGGTGGTGACGACCCGGCGCCGAGACGCCGCGCTGCGCGGACACGGCCGCCGCCTGGTCGAGGTCGACGTCTTCACTCCAGAAGAGGCTGTGGCGTACCTGCGGACCGCACTGGCCGACCAGCCGCGACTGACCGAGGGCGTCGCCGAGCTGGCGGTAGTGCTGGGGTGTCTGCCGTTGGCACTGGCGCAAGCCGCCGCGTACATGCTGGACCGTGGCCTGTCCTGCGCCGACTACCGCACCCGCTGGTTCAGTCGGCGGCGGAGCCTTGCCTCATTGCTGCCCGAGCCGGACGGGCTGCCCGATGAGCACCGCGCGACCGTGGCCACGACCTGGTCGTTGTCGGTGGAGCAGGCCAACCAGCTGGAACCGGCGGGGATCGCTGGTGCCTTGCTCGAGGTGGCCAGCATCCTGGACCCCAATGGCATCCCCGTCGCGCTGTTCACAGCTCCATCGGTCACCGGCCTGCTCGCGGGCCGGACTGAATGTGAGGTGGACGCGGAGCAGGCTTGGGACGGGCTGGGGTGCCTACACCGGCTGAATCTGATCACTCTGGACCCGAGATCGGACATTCGGATGGTGCGGGTGCACGCGTTGGTGCAGCGTGCTACCCGAGATGCTCTGCCCGCACCAAGGCTCAAAACGGCGGTGCACGCGGCGGCGGACGCTCTCTGGCACATTTGGCCGAACCCGGAACCCGACATTGCGCTGGAGCAGGTGCTGCGCGGGAACACCGATGCCATGGCTGAAGCGGCCGGCCAGCATCTGTGGGAGCACGATAAGCACTTAGTGCTGTTTCTCGCGGGAAACAGCCTCGGCGACAGGGGACTGGCCGCCGAGGCCAGGGACTACTTTCGCCAGCTGCACACCACCGCCATAACGATGCTGGGTCCGGACCATCCCGACACCTTGGCCGCCCGCGGTAATCTTGCCATCCGGCGGGGTGAGGTGGGTGATCCGGCTGGCGCGGTAGCCGCGTTTGAAGAGTTGCTTACCGATACGATGCGGGTGCTGGGCTCGGACCATCCCCGCACCCTGACGGTCCGCAGCAACCTCGCCCTTTGGCGGGGCCATGCAGGTGATCCGGCTGGTGCGATGGCCGCGTTTGAGCAGTTGCTCACCGATCGGGTGCGGGTATTGGGCCCCGACCATCCCCAGAGCCTGACCGCTCGCGGCCACCTCGCCGACTGGCGAGGTAAGTCGGGAGATGCGGCTGGCGCCGCGGCCGCATCTGAGCAGGTGCTCAACGACGTACTCCGGGTGCTGGGTCCCGACCATCCCCGCACTTTGGCCGCCCGTGGCAACCTCGCCTACTGGCGGAATGAGGCAGGTGATCCAGCTGGCGCCGCGGCCGCGGCCGAGCAGTTGCTTATCGACCAACTGCGGGTGTTAGGTCCCGACCACCGCGACACCCTGACCAATCGCGGCAACCTCGCCTACTGGCGGGGTGAAGCGGGCGGTCCGAGCGGTGCGATGGCCGCGTTCGAGCAGTTGCTCACCGACCGTATCCGGGCACTGGGCCCAGACCATCCCGACACCCTGACCACCCGTGGCCACCTCGCCGACTGGCGAGGTAAGTCGGGCGACACGACCGGCGCCGCGACCATGTTCGAGCAGTTGCTCGCCGATGTTCTGCGAGTGCTAGGTCCCGACCATCATGACACCCTGATCACACGTAGCAACCTCGCCGAGTGGCGGAGTGAGGCAGGTGATCCGGCCGGCGCAGCGGCCGCGTTCGAGCAGTTGCTCACTGACCGCGCCCGGGTGCTCGGCCCAGACCATCGCGACACCCTGATCACCCGCAGCAACCTTGCCTTCTGCCGGGGTCGGGCAGGTGATCCGGGCGGCGCAGCGGCCATGCTCGAGCAGTTGCTCACCGATGTTCTGCGGGTGCTAGGCCCGCACCATCCCGAAACCATGACGACGCGCAAACATCTCGCCTACTGGCGATACCAATTGTCCGGGCGATCGACGTCGTGA